Proteins encoded in a region of the Trichosurus vulpecula isolate mTriVul1 chromosome 9, mTriVul1.pri, whole genome shotgun sequence genome:
- the SMIM4 gene encoding small integral membrane protein 4 produces MFTRRQVKRLLQRVPGQQRFGVYRFLPFFFVLGGAMEWFMIKVRVGQETFYDVYRRKQSERQYQRRVEEES; encoded by the exons ATGTTCACAAGGAGACAAGTGAAGAGACTTCTGCAGAGGGTACCTGGACAACAGCGCTTTGGCGTCTAtaggtttcttcctttcttctttgttctgGGAGGAGCAATGGAGTGGTTTATGATCAAAGTCCGAGTTGGCCAGGAGACCTTCT ACGATGTGTATCGAAGAAAACAATCAGAGAGACAGTACCAGAGAAGGGTGGAAGAAGAATCTTGA